One window of Corynebacterium doosanense CAU 212 = DSM 45436 genomic DNA carries:
- the thrC gene encoding threonine synthase, translated as MDYISTRDSSQTAAKFTDILMSGLASDGGLYIPTAYPDVDRAELESLRTVFDTDGYAALVAEILKLYIDDIPAEDLEDIARRAYTAEAFGTDEIVRLSRLDDRVLLGHISEGPTAAFKDMAMQLLGELFEYVLTRRGAKINILGATSGDTGSSAEYAMRGRDNINVFMLTPAGRMTPFQQAQMFSLDDDNIYNIAVEGGFDDCQDLVKAVNADAGFKSRYSVGAVNSINFARILAQVAYYFALYFKATSTNDQLVSFTVPTGNFGNAYAGHVAKFMGLPIDKIIVANNENDTLATFFGTGRYGTGSAWVDSQVTSSPSMDISRPSNFERFVYDLLESDAGEIEELFSVKVPTGGFDLGEDPNFAEAIDSLGIVSGSSTHADRLREITHAHENLGTLIDPHTADGVHVARQNLDVTNTDIIVLETALPVKFADTITEAIGSFPAVPERFAGIEGGERFVVDLPNDAEAVKEFIAKHAAEKEN; from the coding sequence ATGGACTACATTTCCACGCGCGACAGCAGCCAGACCGCTGCCAAGTTCACCGACATCCTCATGTCCGGCCTCGCCTCCGACGGTGGTCTCTACATCCCCACCGCCTACCCGGACGTCGACCGCGCCGAGCTGGAATCCCTGCGCACGGTGTTCGACACCGACGGCTACGCGGCGCTGGTCGCGGAGATCCTCAAGCTCTACATCGACGACATCCCCGCCGAGGACCTCGAGGACATCGCGCGCCGGGCCTACACCGCGGAGGCCTTCGGCACCGACGAGATCGTGCGTCTTTCGCGTCTCGACGACCGCGTGCTCCTCGGCCACATCTCCGAGGGCCCGACCGCCGCGTTCAAGGACATGGCCATGCAGCTGCTCGGCGAGCTCTTCGAGTACGTGCTCACCCGCCGCGGCGCGAAGATCAATATCCTCGGCGCCACCTCCGGTGACACGGGCTCCTCCGCCGAGTACGCCATGCGCGGGCGCGACAACATCAACGTCTTCATGCTCACCCCGGCCGGTCGGATGACGCCGTTCCAGCAGGCCCAGATGTTCTCGCTGGACGACGACAACATCTACAACATCGCCGTCGAGGGCGGGTTCGATGACTGCCAGGACCTGGTCAAGGCCGTCAACGCTGATGCCGGCTTCAAGTCCCGGTACTCGGTCGGCGCGGTGAACTCCATCAACTTCGCCCGCATCCTCGCGCAGGTGGCCTACTACTTCGCGCTGTACTTCAAGGCCACCTCGACCAACGACCAGCTGGTCTCCTTCACCGTGCCCACCGGCAACTTCGGCAACGCCTACGCCGGGCACGTGGCCAAGTTCATGGGCCTGCCGATCGACAAGATCATCGTGGCCAACAACGAGAACGACACGCTGGCCACCTTCTTTGGCACCGGCCGTTACGGCACGGGCTCCGCCTGGGTGGACTCGCAGGTGACGTCCTCGCCGTCGATGGACATCAGCCGCCCGTCGAACTTCGAACGATTCGTCTATGACCTGCTCGAGTCCGACGCCGGGGAGATCGAAGAGCTGTTCTCCGTCAAGGTTCCCACCGGTGGCTTCGACCTGGGGGAGGACCCCAACTTCGCCGAGGCCATCGACTCCCTGGGCATCGTCTCCGGCAGCTCCACCCACGCGGATCGCCTGCGCGAGATCACACACGCCCACGAGAACCTGGGCACGCTGATCGACCCGCACACGGCCGACGGTGTCCACGTCGCCCGGCAGAACCTTGATGTCACGAACACCGACATCATCGTCCTGGAGACGGCCCTGCCGGTGAAGTTCGCCGACACCATCACCGAGGCCATCGGTTCCTTCCCGGCGGTGCCGGAGCGTTTCGCGGGCATCGAGGGCGGCGAGCGATTCGTCGTCGATCTGCCCAACGATGCCGAGGCCGTGAAGGAATTCATCGCCAAACACGCCGCGGAAAAGGAAAACTGA
- a CDS encoding MFS transporter produces the protein MTATPPVPDPRERLSRKALIVWGAAVLFYIVAVAGRTSFGVAGVDAIDRFGVDASRIAVFTAVQLAVYSFSQIPVGLLVDRFGSRKVLVAGALIMGVGQIILGLTGNYWVAVLARVLIGAGDATAFLSVMRLLPYWFPARLTPLFGQLTAGLGQLGQFVSAIPFLALLGAQGWTTSFVTLGAVGILIAIAAGLAIPPEPARDETAPAPARFGETLSTVVRHPLAWQAFFVHASGMLNQIVFTLLWGVPLMTLGMGLSGAEVGVVLLCNTIATISAGPILGAISQRAGRHRDLAVVALSSIIGISWLVFLLPDQPRTMLAAVVINIIMAFFTPVSNFGFDNIRARMDRRIIATATGLGNMGGFLLAMVAAQLVGFSLDATSAGAGYAWSDFRSAWFIVLGIWLFAVVGILVSRVFIARWERGQSRVRVVDES, from the coding sequence ATGACCGCTACCCCGCCTGTGCCTGACCCGCGGGAGCGCCTCTCCCGCAAAGCCCTCATCGTCTGGGGAGCGGCCGTGCTGTTCTACATCGTCGCGGTGGCCGGGCGCACGTCGTTCGGCGTCGCGGGAGTGGACGCCATCGACCGCTTCGGGGTGGACGCCTCGCGCATCGCCGTGTTCACCGCCGTGCAGCTGGCCGTGTACTCCTTCTCGCAGATCCCGGTCGGCCTGCTCGTGGACCGCTTCGGCTCGCGCAAGGTGCTGGTCGCCGGCGCCCTGATCATGGGCGTGGGCCAGATCATCCTCGGGCTGACCGGCAACTACTGGGTCGCCGTGCTCGCGCGTGTGCTCATCGGCGCCGGCGACGCCACGGCCTTCCTCTCCGTCATGCGGCTGTTGCCCTACTGGTTCCCGGCGCGGTTGACGCCTCTGTTCGGTCAGCTCACGGCCGGCCTGGGCCAGCTCGGGCAGTTCGTCTCGGCCATCCCATTCCTGGCGCTGCTCGGCGCGCAGGGTTGGACCACGTCGTTTGTCACCCTGGGGGCGGTGGGCATTCTCATCGCCATCGCCGCGGGACTGGCCATCCCGCCCGAGCCTGCCCGGGACGAGACGGCTCCCGCCCCGGCGAGGTTCGGCGAGACTTTATCGACGGTCGTGCGTCACCCACTCGCCTGGCAGGCCTTCTTTGTCCACGCCTCGGGCATGCTCAACCAGATCGTGTTCACGCTGCTCTGGGGCGTGCCGCTGATGACCCTGGGCATGGGCCTTTCCGGTGCGGAGGTCGGCGTGGTGCTGCTGTGCAACACCATCGCCACCATCTCGGCGGGGCCGATCCTCGGCGCAATCTCACAGCGTGCGGGCCGCCACCGGGACCTCGCGGTGGTGGCGCTCTCCTCCATCATCGGCATCAGCTGGCTGGTGTTCCTCCTCCCGGATCAGCCGCGCACCATGCTGGCCGCGGTGGTCATCAACATCATCATGGCGTTTTTCACCCCGGTCTCGAACTTCGGTTTCGACAACATCCGCGCGCGTATGGACCGGCGCATCATCGCCACGGCCACCGGCCTGGGCAACATGGGCGGGTTCCTCCTGGCCATGGTCGCCGCACAGCTGGTCGGTTTCTCCCTCGACGCCACTTCCGCGGGCGCGGGCTACGCCTGGTCCGACTTCCGCTCCGCCTGGTTCATCGTCCTGGGTATCTGGCTGTTCGCGGTCGTGGGAATCCTGGTCAGCCGGGTGTTCATCGCCCGCTGGGAGCGGGGCCAGAGCCGCGTCCGGGTCGTCGACGAAAGCTAG
- a CDS encoding AAA family ATPase, translating into MLLSSIRVRHPEWLADYARELPAIRNLITRGQLDFRAPVTFLTGDNGAGKSTLLEGIAAALAFPEGGGPRFGFNGKGVPRGAFVARADQMIGGFYLTAETHSSLVERADSPIARGARLGLQNPVAERSHGEAVFDLLGEYIGGPGIYLLDEPEAGLSVIRQMALLAEIHAAAERGAQFLIATHSAILPALPGAEIIEINEAGIMPTRFDDLESVRATREFFENPADIAEYLVGEPE; encoded by the coding sequence ATGCTGCTGTCCTCGATCCGCGTCCGTCATCCGGAATGGCTGGCCGACTACGCCCGCGAGCTGCCCGCGATCCGCAACCTGATCACCCGCGGGCAGCTGGACTTCCGGGCACCGGTCACGTTTCTCACCGGAGATAACGGGGCGGGCAAGTCGACGCTGCTCGAGGGCATCGCCGCGGCCCTGGCCTTCCCCGAGGGCGGCGGACCACGGTTCGGCTTCAACGGCAAAGGGGTCCCCCGCGGAGCGTTCGTTGCCCGCGCCGACCAGATGATCGGCGGGTTCTACCTCACCGCGGAGACCCACTCGAGCCTCGTGGAGAGAGCGGACTCACCCATCGCCCGTGGCGCCCGACTGGGGTTGCAGAACCCGGTGGCCGAACGCTCCCACGGTGAGGCCGTCTTCGACCTGCTGGGGGAGTACATCGGCGGGCCCGGTATCTACCTTCTCGACGAGCCCGAGGCCGGCCTGTCCGTCATCCGGCAGATGGCCCTGCTCGCAGAGATCCACGCGGCAGCGGAGCGCGGTGCGCAGTTTCTCATCGCCACCCACTCCGCCATCCTCCCGGCGCTGCCCGGCGCGGAGATCATCGAGATCAACGAGGCCGGGATTATGCCCACACGTTTCGACGACCTCGAATCCGTCCGCGCCACCCGCGAGTTCTTTGAGAACCCGGCCGACATCGCCGAGTACCTGGTGGGGGAGCCGGAGTAG
- a CDS encoding bifunctional [glutamine synthetase] adenylyltransferase/[glutamine synthetase]-adenylyl-L-tyrosine phosphorylase, with product MTPSRSTVPSAASLGLTGRHAATDLEWLGWTGEDSVDLLWTLAGAGDQNLALNTLRRLGEALGDSYGEFDRMMRENEAFRVRTLALLGGSSALGDHLVANPELWRTLADDVPEAEEMRAAMLDAAQDRYTLRDAYRSLILRIAAHDLAGTYASRRGRGEGQPELGYERTTSLLTELADAGLNAALTVANREVYGEDEPDARLAVIAMGKCGAGELNYISDVDVIFVAEPATPKATRVASEFMRLGSAAFFEVDANLRPEGKSGALVRTLESHVAYYKRWASTWEFQALLKARPMVGDRELGEEYVRSLNPMVWEASRRESFVEDVQAMRRRVIENVPDDLKERELKLGRGGLRDVEFAVQLLQMVHGRSDDTLRPLATTDALKALVDGGYVGREDGQAMIEAYEFLRLLEHRLQLQRMRRTHALPEPDDAASWEWLAAGAGYRADPEHSAVENVRRRLKDVRLKISGLHEKLFYRPLLNSVVTMSIDELRLSPEAARDQLAALGYRYPGRAFEHLSALASGGTRKDKLQAILLPTLMAALADTADPDAGLLNYRKLSEAAHDNAWFLRTLRDEGIVAQRLMKILGTSPYTADLVISTPDVVKLLSDGTSGPKLLDTPSGQVSTSLVAASKRHKDPDKAVARARALRRFDLARIACADLLGFMDVPRVCEELSNIWIAVLQASLLAEIRASQMKNEWEEAPARIAVIGMGRLGGSELGYGSDADVLVVAEPLDGVDASEAIAWAASIIDGLRGRLKKPSADPALEVDLGLRPEGRSGPVVRTIASFERYYREWGETWEVQALLRASFAAGDAEVGERFLRMIDQFRYPEAGATRAQIREIRRIKARVDDERLPRGADRTTHTKLGRGALTDIEWTVQLLTMEHAHEIPGLHNTSTLEILDVLEEIDDPAIITAAQVTTLRDAWIMATRARNAIVLVKGKRKDQLPAAGPDLMKVSGAAGWGATNYQDFLETYLRLTRRARNVVDEIFWGEAASHEHA from the coding sequence ATGACTCCCTCACGCAGCACCGTTCCTTCCGCGGCCTCCCTCGGGCTGACCGGCCGGCACGCGGCCACCGACCTGGAGTGGCTGGGCTGGACCGGCGAGGACTCCGTCGACCTGCTGTGGACGCTGGCGGGGGCGGGCGATCAGAACCTCGCGCTCAACACCCTGCGGCGCCTCGGTGAGGCCCTCGGCGACAGCTACGGCGAGTTCGACCGCATGATGCGGGAGAACGAGGCTTTCCGCGTGCGCACCCTCGCGCTGCTCGGCGGGTCATCGGCCCTGGGGGATCACCTGGTGGCCAACCCGGAGCTGTGGCGCACCCTCGCCGACGACGTGCCCGAGGCCGAGGAGATGCGCGCGGCGATGCTCGACGCCGCGCAGGACCGCTACACGCTGCGCGACGCCTACCGCTCGCTCATCCTGCGCATCGCCGCCCACGACCTCGCCGGCACCTACGCCTCCCGCCGCGGCCGGGGCGAGGGCCAGCCGGAGCTGGGTTATGAACGCACGACATCGCTGCTCACGGAACTCGCCGACGCCGGGCTGAACGCCGCGCTCACCGTGGCCAACCGCGAGGTCTACGGCGAGGATGAGCCCGACGCACGCCTGGCGGTCATCGCCATGGGCAAGTGCGGCGCGGGCGAGCTTAACTACATCTCGGACGTGGACGTCATCTTCGTCGCCGAGCCCGCCACGCCGAAGGCCACACGCGTGGCCAGCGAGTTCATGCGCCTTGGGTCGGCGGCCTTCTTCGAGGTGGACGCGAACCTCCGTCCGGAGGGCAAGTCCGGCGCGCTGGTGCGCACCTTGGAGAGCCACGTCGCGTACTACAAACGCTGGGCCAGCACGTGGGAGTTCCAGGCCCTGCTCAAGGCGCGCCCCATGGTGGGCGACAGGGAACTGGGTGAGGAGTATGTGCGCTCGCTCAACCCGATGGTGTGGGAGGCGTCGAGACGCGAGTCCTTCGTCGAGGACGTCCAGGCCATGCGGCGACGGGTGATTGAGAACGTGCCCGACGACCTCAAGGAGCGGGAACTCAAGCTGGGCAGGGGAGGGCTTCGCGACGTCGAGTTCGCCGTCCAGCTGCTGCAGATGGTGCACGGGCGTTCCGACGACACTCTCCGCCCGCTGGCCACCACGGACGCGCTGAAGGCGCTGGTGGACGGGGGTTACGTCGGCCGCGAGGACGGCCAGGCGATGATCGAGGCGTATGAGTTCCTCCGCCTGCTGGAACACCGCCTGCAGCTGCAGCGCATGCGCCGCACCCACGCCCTGCCGGAGCCGGACGACGCGGCCTCCTGGGAATGGCTGGCCGCGGGGGCCGGCTACCGCGCCGATCCCGAACACTCCGCGGTGGAGAACGTCCGGCGCCGGCTCAAGGACGTGCGCCTGAAGATCTCCGGGCTGCACGAGAAGCTCTTCTACCGCCCGCTGCTCAACTCCGTGGTCACCATGAGCATCGACGAGCTCCGGCTATCCCCCGAGGCGGCCCGGGATCAGCTCGCCGCGCTGGGATACCGCTACCCCGGACGCGCCTTCGAGCACCTCTCGGCTCTGGCCTCCGGGGGCACACGCAAGGACAAACTCCAGGCCATCCTGCTACCCACGCTCATGGCAGCGCTGGCGGATACCGCCGACCCGGACGCGGGCCTGCTCAACTACCGCAAACTCTCCGAGGCGGCGCACGACAACGCGTGGTTCCTGCGCACGCTTCGCGACGAGGGCATCGTGGCCCAGCGGCTGATGAAGATCCTGGGCACCAGCCCGTACACGGCTGACCTGGTGATCTCCACGCCCGACGTGGTGAAGCTGCTCTCGGACGGCACCTCCGGGCCGAAGCTGCTGGACACGCCCTCGGGGCAGGTGAGCACGTCGCTGGTGGCGGCGTCGAAACGCCACAAAGACCCGGACAAGGCCGTGGCCAGGGCCCGGGCGTTGCGACGCTTCGACCTCGCCCGCATCGCCTGCGCCGACCTCCTCGGTTTCATGGACGTGCCCCGGGTCTGCGAGGAGCTGTCCAACATCTGGATCGCCGTCCTGCAGGCCTCGCTGCTCGCGGAGATCCGCGCCAGCCAGATGAAGAACGAGTGGGAGGAGGCGCCCGCGCGCATCGCCGTGATCGGGATGGGTCGGCTCGGCGGCAGCGAGCTCGGCTACGGCTCCGACGCCGACGTGCTGGTCGTGGCCGAGCCGCTCGACGGGGTGGATGCCTCGGAGGCGATCGCGTGGGCGGCGTCGATCATTGACGGGCTGCGCGGCAGGCTGAAGAAACCCTCGGCGGATCCGGCCCTGGAAGTCGACCTGGGGCTGCGGCCCGAGGGGCGCTCCGGCCCGGTCGTGCGCACCATCGCGTCCTTCGAGCGTTACTACCGCGAATGGGGCGAGACCTGGGAGGTTCAGGCGCTGCTGCGGGCCTCCTTCGCCGCCGGTGACGCGGAGGTGGGCGAGCGTTTCCTGCGTATGATCGACCAGTTCCGTTACCCCGAGGCCGGCGCCACCCGGGCCCAGATCCGGGAGATCCGGCGCATCAAGGCGCGTGTCGACGACGAGCGCCTGCCCCGCGGGGCGGACCGCACCACGCACACCAAGCTCGGCCGCGGTGCGCTCACCGACATCGAGTGGACCGTGCAGCTGCTCACCATGGAGCACGCCCACGAAATCCCCGGCCTGCACAACACCTCCACCCTGGAGATCCTCGACGTGCTCGAGGAGATCGACGACCCGGCCATCATCACCGCGGCGCAGGTGACCACGCTTCGCGACGCCTGGATCATGGCCACCCGCGCCCGCAACGCCATCGTGCTGGTCAAGGGCAAACGTAAGGACCAGCTGCCGGCCGCCGGGCCCGACCTCATGAAGGTCTCCGGCGCCGCCGGCTGGGGAGCCACCAACTACCAGGACTTCCTGGAGACCTACCTGCGGCTGACCCGACGGGCGCGCAACGTCGTCGACGAGATCTTCTGGGGCGAGGCGGCCTCGCACGAGCATGCGTAG
- a CDS encoding glutamine synthetase family protein, which translates to MNTQQEHVLGAVDERDIRFIRLWFTDIAGQLKSVMMSPSELEGAFEEGAGFDGSSIEGFSRISESDTLLLPDPSTFQLLPFDEEDPDLRTARMFCDIVMPDGNPSQADPRQILRRQAKKAADVGFTCQASPEIEFYLLKEQGFPLEMAPTEFGGYFDQAAHTPVPKFRRRAMRALEDVGIATEFSHHEAAPGQQEIDLRHADVLAMADHVMTFRYLIKAVAMRDGVRATFLPKPFQAHPGSAMHTHFSLFEGDNNAFHDPDDEFSLSDTARQFIAGVLTHAPEISAVTNQWVNSYKRLQFGNEAPTAATWGASNRSALVRVPMYRLDKEVSRRVEVRSLDSAANPYLAFAGVLAAGLKGIAEGYELGDPAEDDVTSLTRRERRAMGYRDLPMSLDQALREMEKSEFMAEVLGEHVFEFFLRSKWDEWHGYTEQITGVEIRSALEL; encoded by the coding sequence ATGAACACCCAACAGGAGCACGTCCTCGGCGCTGTCGATGAGCGAGATATCCGTTTCATCCGGCTGTGGTTCACCGACATCGCCGGGCAGCTGAAGTCCGTGATGATGTCCCCGAGCGAGCTGGAAGGTGCCTTCGAGGAGGGCGCGGGATTCGACGGCTCATCCATCGAGGGTTTCAGCCGCATCTCCGAGTCGGACACGCTGCTGCTGCCGGACCCCTCGACCTTCCAGCTGCTGCCCTTCGATGAGGAGGACCCGGATCTGCGCACGGCCCGGATGTTCTGCGACATCGTCATGCCGGACGGCAACCCCTCGCAGGCGGATCCGCGGCAGATTCTGCGTCGACAGGCGAAGAAGGCCGCCGACGTGGGCTTCACCTGCCAGGCCAGCCCGGAGATCGAGTTCTACCTGCTCAAGGAGCAGGGTTTCCCCCTGGAGATGGCACCCACCGAGTTCGGCGGCTACTTCGACCAGGCCGCCCACACCCCGGTGCCGAAGTTCCGCCGCCGCGCCATGCGCGCGCTCGAGGACGTGGGCATCGCCACCGAGTTCTCCCACCACGAGGCCGCGCCGGGCCAGCAGGAGATCGACCTGCGCCACGCCGACGTGCTGGCGATGGCGGACCATGTGATGACGTTCAGGTACCTCATCAAGGCCGTGGCCATGCGCGACGGCGTGCGGGCGACGTTCTTGCCCAAGCCCTTCCAGGCCCACCCGGGAAGCGCGATGCACACCCACTTCTCGCTCTTCGAGGGCGACAACAACGCCTTCCACGACCCGGACGACGAGTTCTCCCTCTCCGACACGGCCCGGCAGTTCATCGCCGGCGTGCTCACCCACGCCCCGGAGATCAGCGCGGTGACCAACCAGTGGGTCAACTCCTACAAACGCCTGCAGTTCGGCAACGAGGCACCCACCGCCGCCACCTGGGGTGCCTCCAACCGCTCCGCGCTGGTCAGGGTGCCCATGTACCGCCTGGACAAGGAGGTCTCCCGCCGCGTGGAGGTGCGCAGCCTGGACTCCGCCGCCAACCCCTACCTGGCGTTCGCGGGTGTGCTCGCCGCCGGCCTCAAGGGCATCGCGGAGGGCTATGAACTCGGGGATCCGGCGGAGGACGACGTCACCAGCCTCACCCGCCGGGAGCGTCGCGCGATGGGTTACCGTGACCTGCCCATGAGCCTGGACCAGGCGCTGCGGGAGATGGAGAAGAGCGAGTTCATGGCCGAGGTCCTGGGCGAGCATGTCTTCGAGTTCTTCCTGCGCTCCAAGTGGGATGAGTGGCACGGCTACACCGAGCAGATCACCGGCGTGGAGATCCGCTCGGCTCTGGAGCTGTAA
- a CDS encoding CYTH and CHAD domain-containing protein, producing the protein MVTTFLEVEVKFAVDEETSVPDLTTLPGVTRVDEAQVHNLSAIYYDTSDLRLTRAKVTLRRRTGGKDDGWHLKLPGEQGRIELAAELTEPVDGQYRVPDDLLTLIRSIVRNRELVPIGQVDNTRTETLLRGEDGPVAEFCDDRVTAWSLLPGGSSTSWREWELELAGELPGTEEGQDLINSATTVLIGAGARKSKSPSKLVAALGDSVNSAPLPDYLTGHSEDDAAAGVVRALSANRDKLVALDPRVRRDEWDSVHQMRVATRELRSHLQTFDGVLAGERVEWLLAELKELAGVLGLARDAEVVEERFVWLLDNEDSGTVTDEDRGRILAAIRKEYERAHRRVVATLDSERYLQLLEDIDALLAEPPVVTREDSSVEDVMAEHLDAAFKKLLKRHKRAVGNWDNEDLTLHEREEYFHDMRKAAKKLRYAAEAVGSATGMKTGKIYKACKQMQSVLGDFQDSVTSRDKLLAMSQADRRKGNDTFAYGLLYQRERYIGLESLEEYSDAYAKIESAYRKLRK; encoded by the coding sequence ATGGTCACCACCTTCCTGGAAGTTGAAGTCAAGTTCGCCGTGGACGAAGAAACCTCCGTCCCGGACCTCACCACACTGCCCGGCGTGACCCGCGTCGACGAGGCACAGGTGCACAACCTGTCCGCCATCTACTACGACACGTCCGACCTGCGCCTGACCCGCGCCAAGGTGACGCTGCGTAGGCGCACCGGCGGCAAGGACGACGGCTGGCACCTCAAGCTCCCCGGCGAGCAGGGCCGCATCGAGCTCGCCGCGGAACTCACCGAGCCCGTGGACGGCCAGTACCGCGTCCCCGACGACCTGCTCACGCTGATCAGGTCCATCGTCCGTAACCGCGAACTCGTGCCCATCGGGCAGGTGGACAACACCCGCACGGAGACGCTGCTGCGCGGCGAGGACGGCCCCGTAGCCGAGTTCTGCGACGACCGCGTCACCGCATGGTCGCTGCTTCCGGGCGGATCGAGCACCAGCTGGCGCGAGTGGGAGCTGGAGCTCGCTGGTGAACTGCCGGGCACGGAGGAGGGTCAGGACCTCATCAACTCCGCCACCACGGTGCTCATCGGCGCGGGGGCGCGGAAGTCGAAGAGCCCCTCCAAGCTCGTCGCCGCCCTGGGCGACTCCGTGAACTCGGCGCCGCTGCCCGACTATCTCACCGGGCACAGCGAGGATGACGCCGCGGCCGGCGTGGTCCGCGCGCTGTCGGCCAACCGCGACAAACTCGTCGCCCTGGATCCGCGGGTGCGCCGCGACGAGTGGGACTCCGTGCACCAAATGCGCGTGGCCACCCGCGAGCTGCGCAGCCACCTGCAGACCTTCGACGGGGTGCTCGCCGGCGAGCGGGTCGAGTGGCTGCTCGCCGAGCTCAAGGAGCTCGCCGGCGTGCTGGGCCTGGCGCGCGACGCCGAGGTCGTGGAGGAGCGTTTCGTCTGGCTGCTGGACAATGAGGACTCCGGCACCGTCACCGACGAGGACCGTGGGCGCATTCTCGCGGCCATCCGCAAGGAGTACGAGCGGGCGCACCGCCGCGTCGTGGCCACGCTGGATTCCGAGCGCTACCTCCAGCTGCTCGAGGACATCGATGCGCTGCTGGCTGAACCGCCCGTCGTCACGCGCGAGGACAGCAGCGTCGAGGATGTCATGGCGGAGCACCTGGACGCGGCCTTCAAGAAGCTGCTCAAGCGGCACAAGCGGGCCGTGGGCAACTGGGACAACGAGGATCTCACGCTGCACGAGCGCGAGGAGTACTTCCACGACATGCGCAAGGCGGCGAAGAAACTGCGCTACGCGGCCGAGGCCGTGGGTTCGGCCACCGGCATGAAGACCGGGAAGATCTACAAGGCCTGCAAGCAGATGCAGTCGGTACTCGGCGACTTCCAGGACTCCGTGACCAGCCGCGACAAGCTGCTGGCGATGTCGCAG